Proteins encoded in a region of the Bacillus sp. T3 genome:
- the ilvC gene encoding ketol-acid reductoisomerase produces the protein MAKMYYNGDANPAYLQGKTVAVIGYGSQGHAHAQNMRESGVSVVIGLRKGGSWNKAVEDGFEVLSVGDATAKADVVMILLPDELQPKVYNEEIKPNLTNQALMFAHGFNIHFNQIVAPKESDVLLVAPKGPGHLVRRTYTEGAGVPALFAIYQDVTGEARELALAYAHAIGSLRAGALETTFREETETDLFGEQAVLCGGTSALVKAGFETLVEAGYQPELAYFETLHELKLIVDLMYEGGLANMRYSISDTAQWGDFVTGRRIVTDAVKAEMKEVLKDIQEGRFAKGWILENQAGRPEFTSINRQENEHQIEVVGRELRKMMPFVNQKNKEVVARCKKLKSSIQR, from the coding sequence ATGGCAAAAATGTATTATAACGGAGATGCAAACCCAGCATATTTACAAGGAAAAACTGTAGCAGTTATCGGATATGGTTCACAAGGTCATGCTCACGCTCAAAATATGAGAGAAAGCGGAGTTAGCGTAGTAATCGGTTTAAGAAAAGGCGGTTCTTGGAACAAGGCAGTTGAAGATGGTTTTGAAGTATTATCGGTTGGCGACGCAACTGCAAAAGCAGATGTAGTAATGATCCTTCTTCCGGATGAGCTTCAACCAAAAGTATATAATGAAGAAATTAAACCTAATTTAACAAACCAAGCGTTAATGTTTGCTCACGGCTTTAACATCCACTTTAATCAAATCGTTGCACCAAAAGAAAGTGATGTATTGCTAGTAGCTCCTAAAGGTCCAGGACATTTAGTTCGCCGTACTTACACTGAAGGCGCTGGAGTTCCTGCATTATTTGCAATCTACCAAGATGTTACAGGAGAAGCTCGTGAATTAGCATTAGCTTATGCACATGCAATTGGTTCATTAAGAGCAGGTGCGCTTGAAACAACATTTAGAGAAGAAACTGAAACAGATCTATTCGGAGAGCAAGCAGTTCTTTGTGGAGGTACTTCTGCACTAGTTAAAGCTGGTTTCGAAACTCTAGTTGAAGCAGGTTACCAACCAGAATTGGCTTATTTTGAAACTTTACACGAATTAAAATTAATCGTTGATTTAATGTACGAAGGTGGATTAGCGAACATGCGCTATTCAATCTCTGATACAGCTCAATGGGGCGATTTCGTAACAGGCCGTCGTATCGTAACAGATGCTGTTAAAGCTGAAATGAAAGAAGTATTAAAAGATATCCAAGAAGGACGCTTTGCTAAAGGCTGGATCTTAGAAAACCAAGCTGGTCGTCCTGAATTCACTTCAATCAACAGACAAGAAAACGAACACCAAATTGAAGTGGTTGGTAGAGAATTAAGAAAAATGATGCCATTCGTTAACCAAAAGAACAAGGAAGTGGTTGCCAGGTGCAAAAAATTAAAATCTTCGATACAACGTTAA
- a CDS encoding 2-isopropylmalate synthase, which yields MQKIKIFDTTLRDGEQSARVNLNHTEKLEIARQLERVNVDIIEAGFPAASKGDFQSVQKIAQTIRGCSVTGLARSVVNDIDAAWESLKDGAEPRLHTFIATSPIHREYKLRQSKEQVIETAVAAVKYAAQKFPIIQWSAEDASRTELPYLAEIVEAVIQAGARVINLPDTVGYGTPQEYGQMFAYLREHVPSIDKVSLSTHCHDDLGMAVANSLAAVENGATQVEGTFNGIGERAGNAALEEVIMALYIRKDFYKAESRIVLNEIFRTSTLISKLTGMPIPANKAVVGRNAFAHESGIHQDGVLKEKSTYEIISPELVGVKSNSLVLGKHSGRHAFKIRLQELGLNVPDEDIAHLFTIFKELADRKKEMTDDDLVAIVLDERLSKDQESFYELKSVQIHNTSDQIHTATVTLSGRNNEIIEESASGAGSVEALYNTLERCVKEQVHLLDYRIQSVGAGRDALAQVFVNLNYAGKESSGRGLAQDVIEASAKAYLNAVNRVIYLEEQSQVFSEGSR from the coding sequence GTGCAAAAAATTAAAATCTTCGATACAACGTTAAGAGATGGAGAGCAATCTGCCAGAGTCAATTTAAACCATACAGAAAAGCTTGAAATAGCGAGACAACTTGAACGTGTAAACGTAGATATTATTGAAGCTGGATTTCCCGCTGCTTCAAAGGGTGATTTTCAATCCGTACAAAAAATTGCCCAAACTATCAGAGGTTGTTCTGTCACTGGCTTAGCGCGTTCCGTCGTTAACGATATCGATGCTGCTTGGGAATCCTTAAAGGATGGAGCAGAACCGAGGTTGCATACGTTTATCGCAACCTCCCCGATTCATCGGGAATATAAGTTGAGACAATCTAAAGAACAGGTAATAGAGACTGCTGTTGCTGCGGTTAAATACGCAGCTCAAAAGTTCCCGATTATTCAATGGTCTGCTGAAGATGCAAGCCGGACTGAATTACCATACCTAGCTGAAATTGTTGAAGCTGTTATACAAGCTGGAGCAAGAGTAATTAATTTACCTGATACAGTCGGCTATGGTACACCTCAAGAGTATGGCCAAATGTTTGCATACTTAAGAGAACATGTACCATCGATTGACAAGGTAAGCCTTTCAACGCACTGTCACGATGATTTAGGAATGGCTGTTGCCAATTCCTTAGCAGCTGTGGAAAATGGCGCTACTCAAGTCGAGGGTACCTTTAATGGAATTGGTGAACGGGCAGGAAATGCTGCACTTGAAGAAGTGATTATGGCACTGTACATTCGAAAAGATTTCTATAAAGCAGAATCTCGAATCGTTCTAAATGAAATTTTCCGTACGAGTACATTAATCAGTAAACTGACTGGTATGCCGATCCCTGCAAATAAAGCAGTGGTTGGGCGCAACGCGTTTGCGCATGAGTCAGGCATCCATCAAGATGGTGTGCTAAAAGAAAAATCGACGTATGAAATTATTTCTCCAGAATTAGTGGGAGTCAAATCTAACTCATTAGTGCTTGGAAAACATTCTGGAAGACATGCGTTTAAAATCCGTTTGCAAGAACTTGGGCTAAATGTTCCTGATGAAGACATTGCTCACTTGTTTACAATTTTCAAAGAGTTAGCTGATCGCAAGAAAGAAATGACAGATGATGATTTAGTCGCGATTGTTCTTGATGAAAGACTTTCAAAAGATCAAGAAAGTTTCTACGAATTAAAATCTGTGCAAATTCATAATACTTCTGATCAAATACATACGGCGACAGTAACTTTGTCTGGCCGTAATAATGAGATCATTGAAGAATCAGCTAGCGGTGCAGGAAGTGTTGAAGCACTATATAATACGTTGGAGCGGTGCGTGAAGGAACAAGTACACCTTCTTGATTATCGCATTCAATCTGTAGGTGCTGGTCGTGATGCTCTTGCCCAGGTGTTTGTCAACCTAAACTATGCAGGAAAAGAATCAAGCGGCCGTGGGCTTGCGCAGGATGTTATTGAAGCATCTGCAAAGGCATATTTAAATGCCGTTAACAGAGTCATTTATTTAGAAGAACAGTCCCAAGTGTTTAGTGAGGGATCTCGATAA
- the leuD gene encoding 3-isopropylmalate dehydratase small subunit, giving the protein MSGFKELKGKAVALDRVNVDTDQIIPKQFLKRIEKTGFGQFLFFDWRFKADGEPNPEFELNFPENQGASILITNENFGCGSSREHAPWALLDYGFQVVISTSFADIFHQNCLKNGMLPIKLTPEEIKYLLEAAKQQPYNLTIDLEGQVVKDEAGFSASFEIHPYWKHMLLNGWDEIEITLQLDETIAKYEAAHS; this is encoded by the coding sequence GTGAGCGGATTTAAAGAGTTAAAAGGAAAAGCCGTTGCTCTTGACCGAGTGAACGTGGATACTGACCAAATTATTCCTAAACAATTTCTTAAAAGAATAGAAAAAACAGGTTTTGGACAATTTCTCTTTTTCGATTGGCGTTTCAAAGCAGATGGGGAACCAAATCCAGAATTTGAATTGAATTTTCCGGAAAATCAAGGTGCATCCATTTTAATTACAAATGAGAATTTCGGTTGTGGATCTTCTCGTGAGCACGCACCATGGGCGTTATTAGATTATGGATTCCAGGTTGTTATTTCAACCTCTTTTGCCGATATTTTTCACCAAAACTGTTTGAAAAATGGGATGCTGCCAATTAAATTGACTCCAGAAGAAATTAAATACCTTCTAGAGGCAGCAAAGCAGCAGCCATACAACCTAACCATTGACCTAGAAGGGCAAGTGGTGAAGGATGAAGCAGGTTTCAGTGCATCATTTGAAATCCACCCTTATTGGAAGCATATGCTCTTAAATGGATGGGATGAAATCGAAATTACGCTGCAACTTGACGAAACAATTGCCAAATACGAAGCAGCACATTCTTAA
- the leuB gene encoding 3-isopropylmalate dehydrogenase — protein MEKRIAVLPGDGIGKEVTNGAIAVLQAVAERFNHQFHFSFGKIGGNAVDSDGTPLPDETIKLCKQSDAVLLGAVGGPKWDKIAVELRPEQGLLKIRKELELFGNLRPTIYYQSLADSSPLRKEIIENIDILMVRELTGGIYFGTPRERTNRNGEPGALDTLYYSRREIERVVRTAFELASTRKKKVTSVDKANVLESSRLWREVAEEVAKEFPEVTLEHMLVDNAAMQLIKNPKQFDVVVTENMFGDILSDEASVITGSLGMQPSASISENGPYLYEPIHGTAPDIEGLNLANPIGAILSAAMMLRVSFGLTEEADAIEAAVNQVLASGYRTADVAQADSKKVSTTEMIDEIKASILDTEALLKIQSCYS, from the coding sequence GTGGAAAAACGTATTGCTGTCTTACCTGGTGATGGTATTGGTAAAGAGGTAACAAACGGTGCAATCGCTGTATTACAGGCTGTTGCAGAACGTTTCAATCATCAATTTCATTTTTCCTTTGGGAAAATTGGTGGAAATGCAGTCGATTCAGATGGTACACCATTACCAGATGAAACAATTAAACTTTGTAAACAAAGCGATGCTGTATTACTTGGTGCAGTCGGTGGACCAAAGTGGGATAAAATCGCAGTGGAGCTTCGCCCAGAGCAAGGCCTATTAAAAATTCGTAAAGAATTAGAGTTGTTCGGAAATCTTCGTCCAACTATTTATTACCAGAGTCTAGCCGATTCTTCACCGCTCCGTAAAGAAATCATTGAGAACATCGATATTCTAATGGTGCGTGAATTAACAGGCGGTATTTATTTTGGAACGCCAAGAGAACGGACCAATCGTAATGGCGAACCAGGTGCGCTTGATACCCTTTACTACTCCCGCCGCGAAATCGAACGAGTGGTTCGAACTGCCTTTGAATTAGCGAGTACGCGTAAGAAAAAGGTTACATCTGTTGATAAAGCAAATGTATTAGAATCTAGTAGATTATGGCGTGAAGTAGCTGAAGAGGTTGCCAAGGAATTCCCTGAAGTAACACTTGAGCACATGCTTGTTGATAATGCCGCGATGCAGCTCATTAAAAATCCTAAACAATTTGACGTTGTTGTAACGGAAAATATGTTTGGTGATATTTTAAGTGATGAAGCATCAGTTATAACTGGTTCCCTTGGAATGCAGCCATCAGCAAGTATTTCTGAAAATGGACCATATTTATATGAGCCAATTCACGGCACTGCGCCTGATATTGAAGGTTTAAACCTTGCTAATCCAATTGGAGCCATTTTATCAGCAGCGATGATGCTCCGTGTATCCTTTGGATTAACGGAAGAAGCAGATGCAATTGAAGCAGCAGTAAATCAAGTCCTTGCTTCAGGCTACCGTACGGCTGATGTTGCACAGGCTGATAGCAAAAAGGTTTCAACCACTGAAATGATCGATGAAATCAAAGCTTCTATTCTTGATACAGAAGCTCTATTGAAAATCCAAAGCTGCTATTCATAA
- the leuC gene encoding 3-isopropylmalate dehydratase large subunit, with product MGKSIIEKIWANHIVHQEEGKPDLLYIDLHLVHEVTSPQAFSGLRLKQRKVRRPDKTFATMDHNVPTDNPFDIKDTIALNQITTLERNCAEFGITLADLESPEQGIVHVIGPELGLTQPGKTIVCGDSHTSTHGAFGALAFGIGTSEVEHVLATQTLWQTKPKTLKLDIKGRLAEGVTAKDVILYIIAKYGINFGTGYVIEYCGEAIRSMSMDERMTICNMSIEGGARAGLVSPDETTFSYLKGRKYVPTGEAYDALVEKWRELASDADAEYDLVIEIDGDDIAPMVSWGTNPSMTAPIDGRTPLLSECETENDRKAVERALQYMGLKEGQSIEDIAVQHVFIGSCTNSRIEDLRAAAEVIKGKTVHPNVRALVVPGSQQVKAAAEAEGIDKVFTDAGFEWRHAGCSMCLSMNADVVPAGEHCASTSNRNFEGRQGSGARTHLVSPAMAATAAIYGHFADVRKLHASEVAN from the coding sequence ATGGGTAAATCAATTATCGAAAAAATCTGGGCCAACCACATCGTTCATCAAGAGGAAGGCAAACCGGATTTATTATATATCGACTTACATCTTGTTCATGAAGTGACCTCTCCACAGGCATTTTCTGGATTAAGATTGAAACAACGGAAAGTAAGAAGACCAGATAAGACGTTTGCGACAATGGATCACAACGTTCCTACTGATAATCCTTTTGATATAAAGGATACAATTGCATTAAATCAAATTACAACACTTGAGCGTAACTGCGCTGAATTCGGCATTACATTAGCCGATTTAGAAAGTCCAGAACAAGGTATCGTCCATGTAATTGGTCCAGAGTTAGGACTAACTCAACCTGGAAAAACGATTGTTTGTGGTGATAGCCATACATCTACTCACGGTGCTTTCGGAGCCTTGGCATTTGGTATTGGAACAAGTGAAGTCGAGCATGTATTAGCAACACAAACTCTTTGGCAAACAAAGCCAAAAACATTGAAATTAGATATTAAAGGTCGTCTAGCAGAAGGTGTAACAGCAAAAGACGTCATCCTTTATATTATTGCTAAATACGGAATCAATTTTGGTACCGGATATGTTATTGAATATTGCGGTGAAGCAATCCGTAGCATGTCAATGGATGAGCGTATGACCATTTGTAATATGTCGATTGAAGGTGGCGCTCGAGCAGGCCTTGTTAGTCCTGATGAAACAACGTTCTCTTATTTAAAAGGGAGAAAATATGTGCCAACAGGAGAAGCATATGATGCATTAGTAGAAAAATGGCGCGAGCTTGCTTCTGATGCTGATGCAGAATATGACTTAGTCATCGAAATTGATGGTGATGACATTGCTCCGATGGTGAGTTGGGGAACAAATCCTTCTATGACTGCACCAATCGATGGAAGAACTCCTTTGTTATCAGAGTGTGAAACAGAAAATGATCGTAAGGCTGTAGAGCGTGCGCTTCAATATATGGGACTTAAAGAAGGCCAATCAATTGAAGATATCGCCGTCCAACATGTATTTATCGGCTCCTGTACGAACTCTCGAATTGAAGACCTACGTGCAGCAGCAGAAGTGATTAAAGGAAAAACGGTACATCCAAATGTGCGAGCACTTGTTGTTCCTGGATCACAGCAGGTCAAAGCAGCTGCTGAAGCAGAAGGCATAGATAAAGTGTTTACAGATGCAGGTTTTGAATGGAGACATGCGGGTTGCAGTATGTGCTTAAGCATGAATGCCGATGTTGTTCCGGCTGGTGAACATTGTGCCTCAACTTCAAATCGTAACTTTGAAGGAAGACAAGGTTCTGGTGCACGTACCCATTTAGTAAGCCCGGCAATGGCAGCTACAGCAGCTATTTATGGCCATTTTGCTGATGTAAGAAAGCTTCATGCTTCAGAAGTAGCTAATTAA
- a CDS encoding tetratricopeptide repeat protein has translation MKKRERFKKNGNIILFPDLDKRLVEKGLDQLKQKNFSAAIELLNEASQLNPDNEDVFIGLVLAYFEAGNYNEANKLAKKLLQTGIGDYFKIVDMYIMILVQQHEYAEIVMTIEALLEEKEVPPEKIEHFMNMLQFSRKVANSVQEQPEPGYYRSPSKD, from the coding sequence ATGAAAAAGAGGGAACGGTTTAAAAAAAACGGCAATATCATCCTCTTTCCAGATTTAGATAAAAGGTTGGTTGAAAAGGGGCTTGATCAACTTAAACAAAAAAACTTTTCTGCCGCTATCGAGTTACTAAATGAAGCCAGTCAGCTAAATCCTGATAACGAGGATGTTTTCATCGGACTAGTTCTTGCCTATTTTGAAGCAGGCAACTATAACGAAGCAAATAAGCTTGCAAAAAAATTACTTCAAACAGGTATCGGTGACTATTTTAAAATAGTGGATATGTACATAATGATTCTCGTTCAGCAGCATGAGTATGCTGAAATTGTCATGACAATCGAAGCGTTATTAGAGGAAAAAGAGGTACCGCCTGAAAAGATAGAGCATTTTATGAACATGCTTCAATTTAGTCGTAAGGTGGCTAATTCCGTTCAGGAACAACCGGAACCTGGATACTATCGATCACCGTCAAAAGACTGA
- the tig gene encoding trigger factor — protein MSAKFEKLEGNQVVLTVEVDAEKVNEGLDAAFKKVVKQVNVPGFRKGKMPRQMFEKRFGIESLYQEAIDYLLPEAYSNAIDETGIDPIDRPEIDVEQIEKGKSFIFTAKVQVKPEVKLGEYKGLEIEAFDTNVTDEEVDAEIKKLQERHAELVVKEEGTAELGDTVVIDFAGYVDGVAFEGGTAENYTLELGSASFIPGFEDQLVGLATGEEKDVEVTFPEEYHAADLAGKPAVFKTKVHEIKGKSVPELDDEFAKDADDEVETLDALKAKIKDRLAHDKKHQEEHHIQNSVVEKATANAEVEVPEVMIDSEVGRMLQEFEQRLQMQGMNLELYFQFSGQDEAALREQMKEEAAQRVRGNLTLEAISKAENIQATDEDVNAELEKMAEMYKMSVEDIKKAIGGAEGIKADLSIRKTVEFLVENSTTKAE, from the coding sequence ATGTCAGCAAAGTTCGAAAAATTAGAAGGGAACCAAGTGGTTCTTACAGTTGAAGTAGATGCAGAAAAAGTAAACGAAGGTTTAGACGCTGCATTCAAAAAAGTTGTTAAACAAGTTAACGTACCAGGCTTCCGTAAAGGGAAAATGCCTCGCCAAATGTTTGAAAAGCGTTTTGGCATTGAATCATTATATCAAGAAGCAATTGATTATCTTCTTCCTGAAGCTTATTCAAATGCAATCGATGAGACAGGTATTGATCCAATCGACCGTCCTGAAATTGATGTAGAGCAAATCGAAAAAGGAAAAAGCTTCATCTTCACAGCTAAAGTACAAGTTAAACCAGAAGTTAAACTTGGCGAATACAAAGGCTTAGAAATTGAAGCATTCGATACAAATGTAACTGACGAAGAAGTTGATGCAGAAATCAAGAAGCTTCAAGAGCGTCATGCTGAATTAGTCGTTAAAGAAGAGGGTACTGCTGAGCTTGGCGATACAGTAGTTATCGACTTTGCTGGTTATGTAGATGGAGTAGCATTTGAAGGTGGTACTGCTGAAAACTACACACTTGAACTTGGTTCAGCTTCATTCATTCCAGGATTTGAAGATCAATTAGTTGGTCTTGCTACTGGCGAAGAAAAGGATGTAGAAGTTACATTCCCAGAAGAATACCATGCTGCTGATCTTGCTGGCAAACCAGCTGTATTCAAAACAAAGGTTCATGAAATTAAAGGGAAAAGTGTTCCTGAGTTAGATGATGAATTTGCTAAGGATGCAGATGATGAAGTTGAAACACTTGATGCATTAAAAGCGAAAATCAAAGATCGCTTAGCTCATGATAAAAAACATCAAGAAGAGCACCACATTCAAAATTCAGTAGTTGAAAAAGCTACTGCAAATGCTGAAGTAGAGGTACCTGAAGTAATGATCGATTCAGAAGTAGGTCGTATGCTTCAAGAATTCGAACAACGCTTACAAATGCAAGGGATGAACCTTGAGTTATACTTCCAATTCTCAGGTCAAGACGAAGCAGCTCTTCGTGAACAAATGAAAGAAGAAGCAGCACAACGCGTTCGTGGAAACCTTACTTTAGAAGCTATCTCTAAAGCTGAAAACATCCAAGCTACTGATGAAGATGTTAATGCAGAATTAGAAAAAATGGCTGAAATGTACAAAATGTCTGTTGAAGATATCAAGAAGGCAATTGGCGGAGCAGAAGGAATCAAAGCAGACCTTTCAATCAGAAAAACAGTTGAATTCTTAGTAGAAAACAGCACTACAAAAGCTGAATAA
- the ilvB gene encoding acetolactate synthase large subunit: MLQGAAFTESKAIKKTLTGADLLLEALKKENVEVIFGYPGGAVLPIYDKLYDANILHILPRHEQGGIHAAEGYARITGKPGVVIATSGPGATNIVTGLADAFLDSLPLVVFTGQVATSVIGTDAFQEADILGITTPITKYNYQIRNIEDIPRIIKEAFYIASSGRPGPVIIDVPKDIAATIVETVPEEVEVNLPGYQPNLQPNYMQTRKLVDAVSQAKRPVILAGAGILHAKASELLKQYAEQQQIPVVHTLLGLGGFPADHPLFLGMGGMHGCYTANMALYEADLLINIGARFDDRLTGNLQHFAPKAAVAHIDIDPAEIGKNVPTEIPIVADAKAALKQLIEQNGKPPVHEDWMATLNTWKEKHPYHYDGDKELKPQRIIEMLYEKTKGDAIVVTDVGQHQMWAAQYYKFNKADRWVTSGGLGTMGFGLPASVGAQLADRDATVLSISGDGGFQMCTQELMVISEQKLPIKIIILNNQSLGMVKQWQELFYEERYSYSQIPAQPQFVKLAEAYGIKGYTITTEEEAERILTEVINSPEPVLLDFRISPTEKVYPMIAPGKGLHEMVGVKE, translated from the coding sequence ATGTTGCAAGGAGCAGCCTTTACAGAATCAAAGGCAATCAAAAAAACGCTAACTGGTGCTGATTTGTTACTAGAAGCGTTGAAAAAAGAAAATGTTGAAGTTATTTTTGGGTATCCAGGCGGTGCAGTTCTTCCGATTTACGACAAGCTTTATGATGCAAATATCCTTCATATTTTACCTAGACATGAACAAGGTGGAATTCACGCAGCCGAAGGTTATGCGCGTATTACTGGCAAACCAGGTGTCGTAATTGCTACCTCAGGTCCAGGAGCTACAAATATTGTAACCGGCCTAGCAGACGCCTTTTTGGATTCCTTGCCGCTCGTGGTTTTTACCGGTCAGGTTGCAACTAGTGTAATCGGAACAGACGCTTTTCAAGAAGCGGACATTCTTGGGATTACTACACCGATAACGAAGTATAATTATCAAATTCGAAATATTGAGGATATTCCGAGAATCATTAAGGAAGCCTTCTATATTGCATCAAGTGGTCGTCCAGGACCAGTCATAATCGATGTACCGAAGGACATTGCGGCTACGATTGTTGAGACTGTTCCAGAAGAAGTGGAAGTTAATCTTCCAGGCTACCAACCAAATCTTCAACCAAATTACATGCAAACTCGTAAATTAGTTGATGCAGTTAGCCAAGCAAAGCGTCCAGTCATTTTAGCAGGTGCGGGCATTCTGCATGCTAAAGCTTCTGAATTATTAAAACAGTATGCTGAACAACAGCAAATCCCAGTTGTTCACACATTACTTGGGCTAGGTGGTTTCCCGGCAGATCATCCATTATTTTTAGGGATGGGTGGAATGCACGGATGCTATACAGCCAATATGGCTTTATACGAAGCGGATTTACTCATTAATATCGGTGCAAGGTTTGATGACCGACTAACTGGAAACCTTCAGCATTTCGCTCCGAAAGCAGCGGTTGCTCATATTGATATTGACCCTGCTGAAATTGGAAAGAATGTTCCGACTGAAATTCCAATCGTAGCAGATGCAAAGGCAGCCTTAAAGCAATTAATTGAACAAAATGGCAAACCACCTGTTCATGAAGATTGGATGGCAACGTTAAACACTTGGAAAGAAAAGCACCCATATCATTATGATGGGGACAAAGAGCTTAAACCACAAAGAATTATCGAAATGCTTTATGAAAAAACAAAAGGCGATGCAATCGTTGTAACGGATGTTGGACAGCATCAAATGTGGGCTGCACAATATTACAAATTTAATAAAGCGGATCGATGGGTTACATCAGGTGGTTTAGGAACAATGGGCTTTGGTCTTCCTGCAAGTGTTGGTGCGCAGCTGGCTGATCGGGATGCAACGGTATTGTCCATTTCTGGAGACGGCGGCTTCCAAATGTGTACTCAAGAATTAATGGTTATTTCAGAACAAAAATTACCAATAAAAATCATTATCTTGAATAACCAATCACTAGGAATGGTTAAACAATGGCAAGAGTTATTTTATGAAGAAAGATACTCATACAGCCAAATACCAGCACAACCGCAATTTGTTAAGTTAGCAGAAGCATATGGTATTAAAGGCTATACGATTACAACTGAAGAGGAAGCCGAGCGCATCTTGACAGAGGTAATCAATAGTCCGGAGCCAGTTCTATTAGATTTCAGAATTTCACCGACTGAAAAAGTTTATCCGATGATTGCACCTGGAAAGGGACTTCATGAAATGGTAGGTGTTAAAGAATGA
- the ilvN gene encoding acetolactate synthase small subunit, whose product MKRIITLTVLNRPGVLNRITNLFSKRNYNIESITVGHSEQEDISRITCVVNVDNDGVIEQITKQLNKQIDVIKVTDISEQSIVARELALIKVVSSPSTRGEIYSLIEPFRASVIDVSKDSLVIQLTGEPDKIEAFIELIRPYGIKELARTGATAFPRGTQRPSNNQKNISIL is encoded by the coding sequence ATGAAGCGAATAATCACACTAACAGTCTTAAACCGACCTGGCGTTCTGAACCGTATTACAAATTTGTTTTCAAAGCGTAATTATAACATCGAGAGCATTACGGTTGGTCATTCAGAGCAAGAGGATATCTCAAGAATTACCTGTGTAGTAAATGTTGATAATGACGGTGTAATTGAACAAATTACGAAACAATTAAATAAGCAAATTGATGTTATTAAAGTAACGGATATTTCTGAACAGTCAATTGTAGCAAGAGAGCTTGCTTTAATAAAAGTTGTGTCTAGCCCAAGCACACGTGGAGAGATTTATTCGTTAATCGAACCATTCCGTGCATCAGTAATCGATGTAAGTAAAGACAGTTTGGTCATTCAACTTACAGGTGAACCTGACAAAATTGAAGCTTTCATAGAATTAATCAGACCATATGGCATCAAAGAATTAGCGAGAACTGGTGCGACTGCATTCCCTCGTGGAACACAGCGTCCTTCTAATAATCAAAAAAATATTTCTATTTTATAA